The Streptomyces durmitorensis genome contains the following window.
GAACGCGACGGCGGTGTTCTCCAGGCCGTCCGCCGCCCCGCCGCGGTGGGCGAAGGGCAGCGGGCCGGGGTGGTCGAGATAGGGATGGCGTACGCGCGTGGTCACCGCCGCAGTATCGCCTGCTCCGATGGACCGCCGGCAGCCACCGGGCCTCCCCGGGATGGAGCGGGGGCGGCGAAGAAGCGCAGGAAGAACTGGGCCAGCGGGCCGATCGCCAGCGCGTACAGGACCGTTCCGATGCCCACCGTGCCGCCGAAGGCGAACCCGGTGGCGACCACCGCCACCTCGACGAGCGTCCGCATCAGCCGGATCGAGCGGCCCGTGCGCTGGTGCAGGCCCGTCATCAGGCCGTCCCGCGGTCCAGGACCGAACTTGGCGGCGATGTAGAGCCCGGTCGCCAGGCCGTTCAGGACGATCCCCGCCACGAGGAGCGGTATGCGGGCGCCGAGCCCGTGCGCGTCCGGCATCAGGGCGAGGGTGCCGTCCATCGCGAGGCCGACGACGAAGACGTTGGAGACCGTGCCCAGGCCGGGGCGCTGCCGCAGCGGGATCCACAGGAGGAGCACCGCGGCACCGATGAAGATCGAGACGACACCGATGGACATCCCCGTCAGCTCGGCCAGGCCCTGGTGCAGCACGTTCCACGGTTCGAGGCCGAGACCGGACACCACCAGGAGCGCGGAGCTCGCGCCGTACAGGGCCAGGCCGACGTACAGCTGGACGAGACGACGTGCGAGGTGCCGTTTCACCAGCTGTGGCTGCACAGACTGCACGGACTGCACGGACTGCCCCGGCTGTCCGGACCCGCCGGTCGTCGGTGGCTTCGTCGTGGACAAGAGATGCCCCCCTGCTGGTGGTAGTGGCCTGAC
Protein-coding sequences here:
- a CDS encoding YczE/YyaS/YitT family protein encodes the protein MQSVQSVQPQLVKRHLARRLVQLYVGLALYGASSALLVVSGLGLEPWNVLHQGLAELTGMSIGVVSIFIGAAVLLLWIPLRQRPGLGTVSNVFVVGLAMDGTLALMPDAHGLGARIPLLVAGIVLNGLATGLYIAAKFGPGPRDGLMTGLHQRTGRSIRLMRTLVEVAVVATGFAFGGTVGIGTVLYALAIGPLAQFFLRFFAAPAPSRGGPVAAGGPSEQAILRR